From a single Cyclobacterium marinum DSM 745 genomic region:
- a CDS encoding mechanosensitive ion channel family protein: MRNTIGIYFFIFLGYVSSLQAQVFDSGSLILEDTTDHNNFSSPYHTTYTFFYNLNEPNYNPEIAAKALNMEGSEGQDAAALAVKLKQVFDGKGVYVRMNTVPNTAEYRDTLRNGQHVFVFDELILPSVYLEKVGDRWKFSSATVKNIKALHQETYPLGTAKLLDILPRIGSQSYFGLYLWQLTGIFFLVLMVFTSHKLFTLLIDRLFYYFLIKSGYGQIAKQYLLPVARIISIYIIILLLAIFIRVLQLPISVASWVTILLNAAEPFIVTVIFYKLVNVLSAYMARMADKTTSTLDDQLVPLVRKTLKTFVIVIGSLFILKYGLRIDIVPFLTGLSIGGLAFALAAQDTIKNFFGSVMIFIDKPFQVGDWITSGEVDGTVEEVGFRSTRVRTFRNSLVYIPNGKIADATVDNHGLRKYRRFYTNITITYDTPPELIEVYLSGLRKIVQNHPKTRKDYYNIYLNNLSAYSLDIMFYVFFKVPTWPEELKAREDLILSAIRLANELGVRFAFPTQTLHMETFPEKKGLMPVYEDDKAAYQKRLDAFINTEKREDKN; the protein is encoded by the coding sequence ATGCGAAATACTATAGGAATTTATTTTTTTATTTTTTTAGGCTATGTTTCATCCTTGCAAGCACAAGTATTCGATTCCGGTTCTCTTATATTGGAAGATACCACCGATCACAATAATTTCAGTTCTCCTTACCACACAACCTATACTTTTTTTTATAACCTGAATGAACCCAATTATAATCCGGAAATCGCTGCCAAGGCATTGAATATGGAGGGGAGTGAAGGGCAAGATGCCGCAGCTTTGGCAGTCAAACTAAAGCAGGTTTTTGATGGTAAAGGTGTTTATGTTCGAATGAATACCGTACCAAATACAGCTGAATATAGAGATACCCTGAGAAATGGACAGCATGTATTTGTATTTGATGAGTTAATACTCCCTTCAGTTTATTTAGAGAAAGTCGGAGATCGTTGGAAGTTTTCTTCGGCCACTGTTAAAAATATAAAAGCATTACACCAAGAAACCTATCCCTTGGGGACAGCTAAATTGCTTGATATATTGCCTAGAATAGGTAGCCAAAGTTATTTTGGTCTTTACTTATGGCAGTTAACAGGTATTTTCTTTTTAGTCTTGATGGTTTTTACAAGCCATAAGCTTTTCACGCTGCTGATCGATCGACTCTTTTATTACTTTCTTATTAAATCCGGTTATGGGCAAATTGCTAAACAGTACCTATTGCCAGTAGCGAGAATAATAAGTATTTACATAATTATTTTGCTCCTTGCTATTTTTATTCGGGTTTTGCAACTTCCGATTAGTGTGGCCTCTTGGGTTACCATACTCCTAAATGCTGCAGAACCTTTTATCGTTACGGTCATCTTTTATAAGTTGGTCAATGTATTATCAGCGTACATGGCTAGGATGGCTGATAAGACAACTTCTACCCTTGATGACCAGTTGGTGCCTTTGGTGCGAAAGACCCTTAAGACCTTTGTCATTGTAATTGGTTCGTTATTTATATTGAAATATGGTTTACGGATTGATATTGTACCTTTCCTAACCGGGTTGTCAATTGGTGGTCTTGCCTTTGCTTTGGCCGCACAGGATACCATTAAAAATTTCTTTGGCTCCGTTATGATTTTTATAGACAAACCATTTCAGGTAGGTGATTGGATTACTAGTGGGGAAGTAGATGGGACAGTAGAAGAAGTAGGCTTTCGTTCAACCAGGGTCAGGACTTTTAGAAACTCATTGGTTTATATACCTAATGGTAAAATTGCTGATGCCACCGTAGATAACCATGGACTGAGAAAATATCGGAGGTTTTATACCAATATTACCATCACCTATGATACTCCTCCAGAGTTGATAGAGGTTTACTTAAGTGGCTTACGTAAGATTGTTCAAAATCACCCTAAGACTAGAAAAGACTATTACAATATTTATTTGAACAATCTTTCAGCTTATAGTTTGGATATTATGTTCTATGTCTTTTTTAAGGTGCCTACTTGGCCGGAAGAACTAAAGGCAAGAGAGGATTTGATTCTATCGGCGATTCGACTTGCCAATGAATTAGGGGTTAGGTTTGCTTTTCCAACGCAAACATTACATATGGAAACCTTTCCTGAGAAAAAGGGGCTGATGCCTGTTTATGAAGATGATAAGGCTGCCTATCAGAAGCGTCTGGATGCATTTATCAATACAGAAAAAAGAGAGGATAAAAATTAA
- the mdh gene encoding malate dehydrogenase has protein sequence MTKVTVVGAGNVGATCADVLAYREIAEEIVLVDIKEGVAEGKALDIWQKAPINAYDSRTVGSTNDYSKTAGSDVVVITSGLPRKPGMTRDDLIETNAGIVKMVTENVIKHSPDAIIIIVSNPLDVMTYQAHIVSKLPRTRVIGMAGILDTARYRAFLAEALNISPKEIQAILMGGHGDTMVPLPRYTTVAGIPVTELIDKDTLDAIIARTKSGGGELVKLMGTSAWYAPGSAAAQMVEAIVKNQKRVFPVCVKLEGEYGIDDCYLGVPVILGKNGIEKVIELDLNDDEKALLEVSRNHVKEVMSVLDKIGNK, from the coding sequence ATGACAAAAGTAACCGTAGTCGGAGCCGGAAATGTTGGTGCCACATGTGCTGATGTATTGGCTTACCGAGAAATAGCAGAGGAAATTGTCTTAGTAGACATCAAAGAAGGTGTGGCTGAAGGCAAAGCTCTAGACATCTGGCAAAAAGCCCCTATCAACGCATATGATAGTAGGACTGTCGGGAGTACCAATGATTATTCTAAAACTGCCGGATCAGATGTGGTTGTGATAACATCAGGTTTACCACGTAAGCCGGGGATGACCAGAGATGATTTGATCGAAACCAATGCAGGTATTGTGAAAATGGTTACAGAAAATGTAATCAAACATTCTCCGGATGCCATTATCATTATCGTTTCAAATCCATTGGACGTAATGACTTACCAAGCACATATTGTATCTAAATTACCAAGAACAAGAGTGATTGGTATGGCCGGTATCCTTGATACAGCAAGATACAGAGCTTTCTTGGCGGAAGCACTTAACATCTCCCCTAAAGAAATCCAAGCGATATTAATGGGTGGACATGGTGATACCATGGTGCCGTTGCCTCGATACACGACGGTTGCAGGTATCCCTGTTACTGAATTGATCGATAAGGATACTTTAGACGCGATCATCGCAAGAACAAAATCAGGAGGAGGAGAACTTGTTAAGTTGATGGGGACTTCTGCATGGTATGCACCGGGATCTGCAGCTGCCCAAATGGTAGAAGCAATTGTTAAAAATCAAAAAAGAGTATTCCCTGTTTGTGTTAAGCTTGAAGGAGAATATGGAATTGACGACTGTTACCTAGGTGTGCCGGTAATCCTTGGTAAGAATGGTATTGAGAAAGTGATTGAATTGGATTTGAATGATGATGAAAAAGCATTGTTAGAAGTTTCGAGAAATCATGTAAAAGAAGTGATGTCGGTTTTGGATAAAATCGGCAACAAATAA
- a CDS encoding SDR family oxidoreductase: protein MEFENKVAVITGASSGIGKAIATTLSENECKVILASRSIEKLKNIQAKLPHESMAVEMDVSDSQSVSQGFKKIKDKYSRIDILVNAAGVMPLSYMKNRHLEEWLQTIDVNVKGVLRCIYEVLPEMKRQKSGHIVNITSVDGKELYPGGAIYGASKAALIALSRAMRMELSPEFNIRVASIEPGTVATNLRDDITDKELLEDKDYGGDEAKLQPEDIAQAVLYVLNQPVTVNVNELLIKPTGKA, encoded by the coding sequence ATGGAATTTGAAAATAAAGTTGCAGTAATTACTGGTGCCAGTAGTGGTATTGGCAAAGCAATAGCTACCACGCTTTCCGAAAATGAATGTAAGGTCATTTTGGCAAGTAGAAGCATTGAAAAGTTAAAAAATATCCAAGCAAAATTGCCTCATGAAAGCATGGCGGTGGAAATGGATGTAAGTGATAGTCAGAGTGTGTCCCAGGGTTTTAAGAAAATCAAGGACAAATACAGTCGTATTGATATCTTGGTAAATGCTGCCGGTGTAATGCCTTTGAGCTATATGAAGAACAGGCACCTTGAGGAATGGTTGCAGACCATAGATGTAAATGTGAAGGGAGTGCTTCGCTGTATCTATGAAGTATTGCCGGAAATGAAGCGCCAAAAGTCCGGACATATTGTAAACATTACATCCGTGGATGGCAAAGAGTTGTATCCGGGAGGAGCCATTTATGGGGCGTCAAAAGCTGCGCTTATTGCCCTGTCAAGAGCCATGCGAATGGAGTTGTCTCCGGAATTTAATATTCGGGTGGCCTCTATTGAGCCGGGAACTGTAGCCACGAATCTAAGAGATGATATAACCGACAAAGAATTGCTGGAGGACAAAGATTATGGGGGAGATGAGGCCAAGCTTCAACCGGAAGACATTGCTCAGGCTGTGTTATATGTCTTAAATCAGCCAGTCACAGTCAATGTTAATGAATTATTGATCAAACCTACCGGGAAAGCCTAG